The proteins below are encoded in one region of Neorhodopirellula lusitana:
- the rplO gene encoding 50S ribosomal protein L15, producing the protein MQLNEVHRGITKHRKRKRIGRGQGSGTGKTSGRGHKGHKSRSGYSRKPNFQGGAMPMFRRIPKRGFNNKFAVEVFAVNVSRLCEAYNDGETVTLETLSAKNLAKGTFDEVKILGDGEITKKLTVQAHRFSKSAEEKITAAGGTIEKLVAKRTPAERVAALKST; encoded by the coding sequence ATGCAACTTAACGAAGTCCATCGCGGGATTACTAAACACCGCAAACGTAAACGCATTGGTCGTGGTCAAGGTAGTGGCACCGGTAAAACATCCGGTCGTGGTCACAAGGGGCACAAAAGCCGTAGTGGTTACAGTCGCAAGCCTAACTTCCAAGGCGGTGCGATGCCCATGTTCCGTCGAATCCCGAAACGCGGGTTCAACAACAAGTTTGCTGTCGAAGTATTCGCTGTTAACGTAAGTCGATTGTGCGAAGCTTATAATGATGGCGAGACTGTGACGCTTGAAACGCTTTCCGCTAAGAACTTGGCGAAGGGTACCTTCGACGAGGTCAAAATCCTTGGCGATGGTGAGATCACTAAGAAGTTGACCGTTCAAGCACACCGCTTCAGCAAGTCAGCCGAAGAGAAGATCACTGCGGCGGGCGGCACAATTGAAAAGCTTGTTGCCAAACGCACACCGGCCGAACGCGTTGCCGCTCTGAAGAGCACCTAG
- the rpsE gene encoding 30S ribosomal protein S5: protein MSNGRNKRNNKNNEEGLADGLLDRVVKIKRCAAVVKGGRRFSFAAMVVVGNGNGQVGWGYGKANEVPPSVQKAQKQASRSMIHVPLVEGSIPHQVWGHFGAAKVLLIPAGAGTGIIAGQAVRAVCEACGIHDILTKSYGTNNPVTLVKATLDAMSKLRTREQIAALRGLNAEDLIETH from the coding sequence TGAGTAACGGTCGCAACAAACGCAACAACAAGAACAACGAAGAAGGCCTCGCTGATGGCCTGCTCGATCGTGTTGTGAAGATCAAACGATGTGCCGCCGTGGTTAAAGGTGGCCGTCGGTTCAGTTTCGCCGCGATGGTTGTGGTCGGTAACGGCAATGGTCAAGTGGGTTGGGGCTACGGCAAAGCGAATGAAGTTCCGCCAAGTGTTCAAAAGGCACAAAAGCAAGCTTCACGCAGCATGATCCATGTCCCGTTGGTCGAGGGCTCGATTCCTCACCAGGTTTGGGGCCACTTCGGTGCTGCCAAGGTTCTTTTGATCCCTGCCGGCGCTGGTACAGGTATTATCGCTGGACAAGCTGTTCGTGCTGTTTGCGAAGCATGCGGCATCCACGACATTTTGACCAAGTCGTACGGGACCAACAATCCTGTGACCTTGGTAAAGGCAACGCTGGATGCGATGAGCAAGTTGCGTACTCGCGAGCAAATTGCCGCATTGCGTGGGCTTAACGCTGAAGACCTGATCGAAACTCACTGA